The following coding sequences are from one Panicum hallii strain FIL2 chromosome 5, PHallii_v3.1, whole genome shotgun sequence window:
- the LOC112894861 gene encoding uncharacterized protein LOC112894861, with translation MYRHSSAAASSSSAPSYSDALMHHHAAASFPAALSVTVPAQIPRGAAAGYLDGNVGAFSSPPSSCYSSSLPASSYYNSIQRSISSHSLPMHIQLADVSFGGGSNGFLSPSSPSPHQLPLPPLSSSPSSSSGDLFEFTSSCPVRRVFSTGDLQGMNGSSPPRPVPSGDGCGQEGGGPFSQKVGRYSAEERKERIERYRVKRHQRNFNKKITYACRKTLADSRPRVKGRFARNGEPEAEADEREASDISYEYCCGHNELSNGNNTYSGGAGAGAGCYDSSHYRLLDGVGSNGAVSAFSGAGDNGEWWWRAPGAAAAAAADDAQRLQRQVGFDEEDELWATLGDMLSVHQLAS, from the exons ATGTACCGtcactcctccgccgccgcctcctcctcgtcggCGCCCTCCTACAGCGACGCCCTCATGCACCACCACGCGGCGGCGAGCTTCCCCGCCGCGCTGTCCGTCACCGTCCCGGCCCAGATCccccgcggcgccgcggcggggtaCCTCGACGGCAATGTTGGCGCGttctcgtcgccgccgtcgtcctgcTACTCCTCGTCGCTGCCTGCTTCGTCCTACTACAACAGCATCCAGAGGAGCATCAGCTCCCACTCGCTCCCGATGCACATCCAGCTCGCCGACGTGTCcttcggcggcggcagcaatggcttCTTGTCGCCGTCCTCCCCGTCCCCGCACCAGCTGCCGCTACCGCCGCTCTCGTCCTCCCCGTCCTCTTCCTCCGGCGACCTCTTCGAGTTCACCTCGTCGTGCCCCGTCCGCCGCGTCTTCAGCACCGGCGACCTCCAG GGGATGAACGGGTCGTCGCCGCCACGGCCGGTGCCGTCGGGCGACGGCTGCGGCCAAGAGGGAGGCGGGCCGTTCTCGCAGAAGGTCGGGCGGTACAGCGCCGAGGAAAGGAAAGAGCGGATCGAGCGCTACCGCGTGAAACGGCATCAGAGGAACTTCAACAAGAAGATCACT TACGCGTGCAGGAAGACGCTGGCCGACAGCCGGCCGCGGGTGAAGGGCCGGTTCGCGAGGAACGGCGAGCCCGAGGCGGAGGCCGACGAGCGCGAGGCGTCGGACATCAGCTACGAGTACTGCTGCGGCCACAACGAACTCAGCAACGGCAACAACACCTacagcggcggcgccggcgccggcgccggctgcTACGACAGCAGTCACTACAGGCTGCTGGACGGCGTCGGCAGCAACGGCGCCGTCTCGGCATTCAGCGGCGCCGGCGACAATGGCGAGTGGTGGTGGCGGGCGcctggtgccgccgccgccgccgcggccgacgATGCGCAGCGGCTGCAGCGGCAGGTCGGCTTCGACGAGGAGGACGAGCTCTGGGCGACCCTCGGCGACATGCTGTCGGTGCACCAGCTGGCGTCCTAG
- the LOC112893415 gene encoding uncharacterized protein LOC112893415 isoform X1, producing MICTRVKHLGLRSTSGRHPPHFTPQNALFGRLARARLIDSPPAQGLRFFSSLCFLILSLLSYSLLPCSSFPGGDDWASGGAICPVFAQPFAGDKRILQKTMEGPDFKESQAESVIKVAREPAIIINGVPDLPPDHTAGSQPEVKNDTKSQVDPRFGEWLEGRKVRKLFGDTYYVGKVVKYDSESNWYNIIYDDGDQEDLEWCELEEVLLPLDITVPLKTLVIDKCKLQGSIPDYSRPKVGRPKKVYATMDGNTKKTSSMITVSHGNDVMNNQMVIDGVEGQGQQSSNDAKSGQLVTVTAGGNAQACLQASNQSRKRGRPRKDGSLSANSQPKKRGRPPKNRNASGNSQSAENTPDSLALVPVQDNAHESSRRQNSALQRNTMTVRAEKLKRENLRFQGTPSGTQKF from the exons ATGATCTGCACAAGAGTTAAACATCTCGGACTCAGATCCACCTCGGGTCGGCATCCTCCCCACTTCACACCTCAGAACGCACTGTTCGGCAGGCTCGCTCGAGCTCGGCTCATTGACAGCCCTCCCGCTCAGGGCCTCAGGTTCTTCTCCTCCCTCTGTTTCTTAATCCTTTCTCTTCTCTCGTACTCTCTCCTCCCTTGCTCTTCCTTCCCTGGCGGCGAcgactgggcgagcggcggcgccattTGTCCTGTCTTCGCCCAGCCCTTTGCCGGCGACAAGCGCATCCTCCAG AAGACCATGGAAGGGCCTGATTTCAAAGAGTCACAAGCTGAATCTGTCATCAAAGTTGCTAGAGAGCCTGCTATCATTATCAATGGTGTTCCAGACTTGCCCCCTGATCACACTGCTGGTTCTCAACCTGAGGTAAAAAATGATACAAAATCTCAAGTTGATCCTCGTTTTGGTGAATGGCTAGAAGGGAGGAAAGTGAGGAAGCTTTTCGGAGACACATATTATGTCGGGAAAGTAGTCAAGTATGACAGCGAAAGTAACTGGTACAATATCATCTACGATGATGGAGACCAGGAAGATCTTGAGTGGTGTGAACTTGAGGAGGTCCTGCTGCCGTTGGACATAACTGTTCCACTCAAAACACTTGTTATTGACAAATGCAAACTTCAGGGATCAATTCCTGACTACAGCAGACCTAAGGTGGGTAGACCAAAGAAAGTTTATGCTACAATGGATGGTAATACGAAGAAAACGTCAAGTATGATTACAGTATCCCATGGAAATGATGTTATGAACAATCAGATGGTTATAGATGGAGTAGAAGGCCAAGGCCAGCAATCAAGTAATGATGCAAAGAGTGGTCAGTTAGTGACTGTTACAGCAGGAGGAAATGCTCAAGCATGCTTGCAGGCTAGTAATCAATCTAGAAAGAGGGGTAGGCCTCGAAAAGATGGATCTTTATCTGCTAATAGTCAACCTAAAAAAAGAGGCAGGCCTCCGAAAAACAGGAATGCTTCTGGAAATTCTCAGAGCGCAGAAAATACTCCGGATTCTCTGGCTCTTGTGCCAGTGCAAGACAATGCGCATGAATCTTCCAGGAGACAGAACAGCGCCCTTCAGCGCAATACAATGACAGTTCGGGCGGAAAAACTTAAAAGAGAAAATTTGCGTTTTCAAGGCACACCATCAGGAACCCAGAAATTCTAG
- the LOC112893415 gene encoding uncharacterized protein LOC112893415 isoform X2: MICTRVKHLGLRSTSGRHPPHFTPQNALFGRLARARLIDSPPAQGLRFFSSLCFLILSLLSYSLLPCSSFPGGDDWASGGAICPVFAQPFAGDKRILQTMEGPDFKESQAESVIKVAREPAIIINGVPDLPPDHTAGSQPEVKNDTKSQVDPRFGEWLEGRKVRKLFGDTYYVGKVVKYDSESNWYNIIYDDGDQEDLEWCELEEVLLPLDITVPLKTLVIDKCKLQGSIPDYSRPKVGRPKKVYATMDGNTKKTSSMITVSHGNDVMNNQMVIDGVEGQGQQSSNDAKSGQLVTVTAGGNAQACLQASNQSRKRGRPRKDGSLSANSQPKKRGRPPKNRNASGNSQSAENTPDSLALVPVQDNAHESSRRQNSALQRNTMTVRAEKLKRENLRFQGTPSGTQKF, from the exons ATGATCTGCACAAGAGTTAAACATCTCGGACTCAGATCCACCTCGGGTCGGCATCCTCCCCACTTCACACCTCAGAACGCACTGTTCGGCAGGCTCGCTCGAGCTCGGCTCATTGACAGCCCTCCCGCTCAGGGCCTCAGGTTCTTCTCCTCCCTCTGTTTCTTAATCCTTTCTCTTCTCTCGTACTCTCTCCTCCCTTGCTCTTCCTTCCCTGGCGGCGAcgactgggcgagcggcggcgccattTGTCCTGTCTTCGCCCAGCCCTTTGCCGGCGACAAGCGCATCCTCCAG ACCATGGAAGGGCCTGATTTCAAAGAGTCACAAGCTGAATCTGTCATCAAAGTTGCTAGAGAGCCTGCTATCATTATCAATGGTGTTCCAGACTTGCCCCCTGATCACACTGCTGGTTCTCAACCTGAGGTAAAAAATGATACAAAATCTCAAGTTGATCCTCGTTTTGGTGAATGGCTAGAAGGGAGGAAAGTGAGGAAGCTTTTCGGAGACACATATTATGTCGGGAAAGTAGTCAAGTATGACAGCGAAAGTAACTGGTACAATATCATCTACGATGATGGAGACCAGGAAGATCTTGAGTGGTGTGAACTTGAGGAGGTCCTGCTGCCGTTGGACATAACTGTTCCACTCAAAACACTTGTTATTGACAAATGCAAACTTCAGGGATCAATTCCTGACTACAGCAGACCTAAGGTGGGTAGACCAAAGAAAGTTTATGCTACAATGGATGGTAATACGAAGAAAACGTCAAGTATGATTACAGTATCCCATGGAAATGATGTTATGAACAATCAGATGGTTATAGATGGAGTAGAAGGCCAAGGCCAGCAATCAAGTAATGATGCAAAGAGTGGTCAGTTAGTGACTGTTACAGCAGGAGGAAATGCTCAAGCATGCTTGCAGGCTAGTAATCAATCTAGAAAGAGGGGTAGGCCTCGAAAAGATGGATCTTTATCTGCTAATAGTCAACCTAAAAAAAGAGGCAGGCCTCCGAAAAACAGGAATGCTTCTGGAAATTCTCAGAGCGCAGAAAATACTCCGGATTCTCTGGCTCTTGTGCCAGTGCAAGACAATGCGCATGAATCTTCCAGGAGACAGAACAGCGCCCTTCAGCGCAATACAATGACAGTTCGGGCGGAAAAACTTAAAAGAGAAAATTTGCGTTTTCAAGGCACACCATCAGGAACCCAGAAATTCTAG
- the LOC112893414 gene encoding putative respiratory burst oxidase homolog protein H has translation MAGYGDRRSPPFEGIAADGGGRAQSPGAGAGRLPPPPGGFARGLMKQPSRLASGVRQFASRVSMKVPEGVAGMRPGRMTRMQSSAQVGLRSLRFLDKTSGGKEGWKAVERRFDEMTKGSGRLQKENFGKCIGMGDSKEFAGELFVALARRRNLEPEDGITKEQLKEFWEEMTDQNFDSRLRIFFDMCDKNGDGMLTEDEVKEVIILSASANKLAKLKGHAATYASLIMEELDPDDLGYIEIWQLETLLRGMVSAQAPEKLKRTTSSLARTMIPSRYRSPLKRHLSKTVDFIHENWKRIWLVTLWLVVNLALFVYKFEQYKRRSAFQVMGYCVCVAKGAAETLKLNMALILLPVCRNTLTTLRSTALNHVIPFDDNINFHKIMALSIAIATAIHTLAHVTCDFPRLISCPTDKFMATLGSNFHYKQPTYPDLLQSIPGVTGILMIIIMSFSFTLATHSFRRSVVKLPSPLHHLAGFNAFWYAHHLLVLAYILLVVHSYFIFLTREWYKKTTWMYLIVPVLFYACERTIRKVRENNYRVSILKAAIYPGNVLSIHMKKPPGFKYKSGMYLFVKCPDVSPFEWHPFSITSAPGDDYLSVHIRTLGDWTSELRNLFGKACEAQVTSKKATLTRLETTVVADAQIEDTRFPRVYIDGPYGAPAQNYKKYDILLLIGLGIGATPFISILKDMLNNLKSNEEVESIHGSEIGSFKNNGPGRAYFYWVTREQGSFEWFKGVMNDVAESDHSNVIEMHNYLTSVYEEGDARSALIAMVQSLQHAKNGVDIVSGSRIRTHFARPNWRKVFSDLANAHKNSRIGVFYCGSPTLTKQLKELSKEFSQTTTTRFHFHKENF, from the exons ATGGCGGGGTACGGGGATCGGCGGTCGCCGCCGTTTGAGGGCATCGCCGCCGACGGGGGCGGCAGGGCGCAGTcgccgggcgcgggggcggggaggctcccgccgccgccgggcgggTTCGCGCGCGGGCTCATGAAGCAGCCGTCGCGGCTGGCGTCCGGGGTGCGGCAGTTCGCGTCGCGGGTGTCGATGAAGGTGCCCGAGGGGGTGGCCGGGATGCGGCCGGGCCGGATGACGCGGATGCAGTCCAGCGCCCAGGTGGGGCTCCGCAGCCTCCGGTTCCTCGACAAGACCTCCGGCGGCAAGGAGGGGTGGAAGGCCGTCGAGCGCCGCTTCGACGAGATGACCAAGGGCAGCGGCCGACTCCAGAAGGAGAACTTCGGCAAGTGCATCG GCATGGGTGACTCCAAGGAGTTTGCCGGCGAGCTGTTCGTCGcgctggcgcggcggcggaaCCTGGAGCCAGAGGACGGCATCACcaaggagcagctcaaggagttCTGGGAGGAGATGACCGATCAGAACTTCGACTCGCGGCTGCGCATTTTCTTTGACAT GTGCGACAAGAACGGCGATGGGATGCTCACGGAAGACGAAGTTAAAGAG GTTATTATACTCAGTGCGTCAGCGAACAAGCTGGCCAAGTTGAAGGGGCACGCGGCGACCTACGCGTCACTGATCATGGAGGAGCTCGACCCCGATGACCTTGGCTACATCGAG ATTTGGCAGCTGGAGACGCTGCTCCGTGGCATGGTGAGCGCGCAGGCGCCGGAGAAGCTGAAGCGAACAACGTCGAGCCTGGCGCGGACGATGATCCCATCACGGTACCGGAGCCCGCTGAAGCGGCACCTGTCCAAGACGGTGGACTTCATCCACGAGAACTGGAAGCGGATATGGCTCGTCACGCTGTGGCTGGTCGTCAACCTCGCCCTGTTCGTGTACAAGTTCGAGCAGTACAAGCGCCGCTCTGCGTTCCAGGTGATGGGCTACTGCGTCTGTGTAGCCAAGGGTGCTGCCGAGACCCTCAAGCTCAACATGGCGCTCATCCTGCTACCCGTCTGCCGGAACACATTGACGACGCTCAGGTCCACCGCGCTCAACCATGTCATACCCTTTGACGACAACATCAACTTCCACAAGATCATGGCGCTGTCGATTGCTATTGCCACGGCGATCCACACGCTCGCGCACGTCACCTGCGACTTCCCGAGGCTGATCAGCTGCCCGACGGATAAGTTCATGGCCACCTTGGGGTCGAACTTTCACTACAAGCAGCCAACGTACCCGGACCTGCTGCAGAGCATACCCGGGGTCACCGGCATCCTCATGATCATCATAATGTCCTTCTCCTTCACGCTGGCAACGCACTCCTTCAGGCGGAGCGTGGTGAAACTGCCGTCACCCCTGCACCACCTTGCCGGTTTCAATGCCTTCTGGTACGCCCACCACCTGCTGGTTCTCGCGTATATCCTGCTGGTGGTGCACTCCTACTTCATATTCCTCACCAGGGAGTGGTACAAGAAGACG ACATGGATGTACCTGATTGTTCCTGTCCTCTTCTATGCCTGTGAAAGAACTATCAGAAAAGTCCGTGAGAACAACTATCGCGTGAGCATTTTGAAG GCAGCAATTTATCCTGGAAATGTGCTCTCTATTCACATGAAGAAGCCACCTGGGTTCAAGTACAAGAGTGGGATGTACCTGTTTGTAAAATGCCCAGATGTCTCGCCTTTCGAATG GCACCCCTTCTCTATTACTTCTGCGCCAGGTGATGACTACTTGAGCGTACATATCCGTACGCTGGGTGACTGGACATCTGAACTTCGTAACCTTTTTGGAAAG GCTTGCGAGGCACAAGTAACTTCCAAGAAGGCTACCCTAACAAGACTTGAAACTACAGTTGTGGCAGACGCCCAGATAGAGGACACCAG GTTTCCGAGGGTCTATATAGATGGCCCTTATGGTGCACCAGCACAAAATTACAAAAAATATGATATTCTTTTGCTTATCGGTCTCGGAATTGGAGCAACTCCTTTCATCAGCATACTGAAGGATATGTTGAACAACTTAAAATCCAATGAA GAGGTGGAGAGCATCCACGGCTCTGAGATAGGCAGCTTCAAGAACAATGGTCCAGGAAGAGCTTATTTCTACTGGGTTACTAGGGAGCAAGGATCATTCGAATGGTTCAAAGGAGTCATGAATGATGTTGCCGAAAGCGATCACAGC AATGTTATAGAGATGCACAATTACCTAACCAGTGTCTATGAAGAAGGTGACGCAAGGTCAGCTCTGATTGCCATGGTGCAGTCACTTCAGCATGCAAAAAATGGCGTGGACATCGTTTCCGGCAGCAGG ATTCGGACACATTTTGCAAGGCCAAACTGGAGAAAAGTATTCTCTGATTTGGCCAATGCCCACAAGAACTCTCGCATAG GTGTTTTCTACTGTGGATCTCCAACACTCACAAAACAACTCAAGGAACTTTCAAAAGAATTCAGCCAGACAACCACGACTAGGTTCCATTTCCACAAGGAAAACTTCTAA